The following DNA comes from Pongo pygmaeus isolate AG05252 chromosome 9, NHGRI_mPonPyg2-v2.0_pri, whole genome shotgun sequence.
AGAGTGTGCGAACTCCACACAGTGTCCCTGGCTGGGAATCGatatttttctcatcaacatcattataacattataacaaaacaaaaaagtttttcaaggACCTGCTGTACTTTAAACAAATGCAGATTTTAAGAATACATATAGATTAACAGCATACATACTTCTCCCATTGCAGCTGATAACCCTCTCCCAACTCTAATCTCCATTCAGCAGCAAGACAACAAAGGGTATTGTCAGGAGTGGAGTAAATGGCTGTTACTGTTGTCTTAGCCATTGATTCAGAGATTTCTGTCCTTAGAAGTATTCTCTTATATTCACACGAGCTCCTGATTTCTTGTGACCTTCTTAAAAGGGCTAAGTTTTATTAAATATCAACTCCAAGAGTATTGTTTGGCTTTGCCTAACGTCTACTTCATCAATAAATCAGGAAGATATTAGTATGCTATAGACCTATTTATGAACTAGGGAGAGGTGAGGGTAATGGATATCAAAATAATGATACACAAACACTTGTATGGTGATACTGTGTTTAACTCCAAAGCCTTATGGCTTCATCTGAAAACCAGGAAAATTCCTTCAAATAGATTTCTATCCAATAATATTTCTATCCAATATTAATTCTGTGATATCATTTAAAGAATAATCTGACAAATGTTTTCTTACATTATATTCATGAGATTTTATCCAGCATAAATTCATGATGTTGAATGAGTTCTGCATTCTGACTgaaagtaatattttttcttttttcaggacTTATCTCGAGTATGCAGTTTTTGATGTTTAACAAGGTTTGAACTCCTGTTGAAGGCTTTATTACATTCCTTACATTTGAatggtttctctcctgtatgaatCATTTGGTGTCGAATAAGAGAGGAGCTGCGGTTGAAGGATTTTCCACAGTTAACACATTCATAGAAATTGTTTCCAAAATGGAGTGCTGGATTATTACTGTCTTCACTTTTACTGACGGCTTTTCCACATTTATTGCTTGTGCAGGCCTTTACTTCAGCATGAAGTTTTTGATGCTTAGTAAGGTTTGTACGTCGGTTGAAGAATCTCCCACATTCACTgcatttatagggtttctctcctgtgtgaatGATCTGATGTCGAATAAGGGATGAACTTCGGcagaaggctttcccacattgaTAACATTCATAGGAATTCATTGTAGTATGACTTTTTTGGTGTCGAATATCTGTACTCAAACTCAAGTCATTCACATATTCATATTCTGAATGTTGCTTACCGACTGAGTCTAAATTAAATTTGAATTGAGTTTTAAACTTATCACATTTTGGAGACCCCTTTCTTGAAGGAATTCCCTGTTGTATAGCACAAATTGAGCTAACTGAATTAATATCAAAGGTTTCCTTATTTTCACTACATTCAAAATCTTCCTCGTCAGTGTAAATTGTTTCAGGAATGAAAGCCTCTTGTGGCAAATTTATGTCCCATTTTTTCTGGTTCCTATATAACCAATTCTCACCTTTCCAGACATCTGAAGAAGGGTGTCCACTTTCGGTAAGCCTTGTCATAATCACTCCATGAGATGATTCTTCTCCAGAAATACTCTTCATgtctaaagagaaataaaaaatgccaTGAGCTAGAAGGGAAACTCCTTCATTAGGAAATGGAGGCTGAACTGTATAAGGTATATGCATATATCACGAGTCTTAAATACAGAATGGAAATGTGAGGCAaggttagaaaaaaatacttataaaagaaataaatggtacaaaaatgttaaaagcaggttaataaataaaataggaaagctattctggaatattaaaaaaagatatagggCTCGAGTAAAATATCGTTACATGAACAAGGATGGGGGGTGGCATATCATATCATAATTCAAATTATCACTGGTTCGTAACTAGTGTATGAAGGCTCTGCCTAATATTCCTTCTTCTAGCATCTTGTTTATCCCAAGCTGTTTACCAATAAATATTCCTTTCTATAAAATaccaatttaataataattttaagaacatgtctgtattcccaggCACCATACCTTAACCAGCTAAAAACAAACTTGCAATCATAGTGCCCCCTCAATTACTCCCTACATATAACAAAGGCAAAAACAACTCTAATATAAGGTAGCAGAAGTCCTTTTTCTGGGCTCAAAATAACTCCCGATTCCAACATTAGTGCTTTGGTACTTTTTTTCTACTGTACTCCCTAGAACTCAAAACTTTACCATTCTAATTAAGATTGGGTCTCTTCCTTTCACCTGTcctcatttctgttttatttatgttcCACTTCCTTTCTCAAAATTCGTCTCTTAGCTTCTATATACTGTGTACTCTATATtccagcaattttttaaaaattaaatttcactgACTTTTTTCTTGTAACTTCAAGTATGCCTAATAATTTTATTCTCCAACATTTATTGGTGACCAAATCATTCAGCTTTGCACTCACATACATTACTGTTCCTTGTTTTCATCACTCTCTAGGACATCTCCACTTGACTATCATAGTCCTCTAGCTTAACAAATGAGAGACTGAAGTCATCTTCCATGTTGAAAAAACTTCAGTGTCTTCAGTTTTGAGTCAttgtttttctaatgtttttacTGGAGTCCATAAAAAAAACTGAATAACCATTGTCCTTCATCTCCCATATCAAATCTGTGCTTTGgttctattattttataaaatttcctgTCTCTGCCTCACCAGTGTACACTGGGTGTGTGGGGGCAGACAGCTTGTTCCTTTAATTCACAAGTCTTCAGAGAGAGAAATGTCTTCCAAACCTGGACCTAATTTAGATGAGATCCTAGACTTCAACCTTGATGCCATAGTAGGTGAGACTCTGGGGGTCTTAGgagagaataaatatattttgcaagGGTGAAGAACACAAATATTTTGTAGCCAGAGGACAGATGATAATAGATCAAAATGGCTGCACCTCCTTTGCCACACTCCCCATCCTGAAGTAGAGTTTATTCTGCTTCTCCTTGAATCTGGGCGGATCCAGTGATTGCTAAGccaatagaatgtggcagaagtgataCTATGCCACTTCTGGACTTAGCCTTTAAGGTGACAGCTTCTGATTTCTCTCAGGATGTTGCCTCTTAGAACCCAGCCACCTTTCTGTGAGAAGCCCAAGCCTCAAAGAGAGGCCACATGTAGGTGCTCTGGCCCATAAGAACAGTTAAGTTCCGAGAAATAGCCAGCATTAACTTCCACCCATGTGATGTGCCATCTTGGACATTCCATCCCACTTGAGCCCTAGAACGCTGCATTCCCAACTAACATCGTATGGAACATAAGAACTCCTCAGTCAACTCACAAAATTTGAGAATAAAATGATTGCTCTTTTAAGTCACTATGTTTTTGGTTGTCTGTTAAATGCAACAGATAACCAAAAACAGTGTTCTAGTAGTATTTATGTAATAGCAGAATTTCCAATTGCATTTCCGTAATTAAATCTTTGTTACTCATGTTTGTACAACTTATTTTTCATATAACTTcctcactcttttttattttgttatttatttatttatttattttagagacagggtcttgctctgttgcccaagatgggatgcagtgatacaatcatagctcactgcagcctccaactcctgaactcaagcaatcctccaagcagctaagattacaggtatgcaccaccatgcccagcttattttttgtagagatggagtcttgccatggtgcccagtctggtcttgaattcctggcttcaagaaatcctcctgccttggcaaaGTCTACATCATGATGGAGACTATGACATAGATTTTGTGGTCATCTTTAATCCACCACAATCCATTAACTATTTGAGAAAATAAGTTACATTTATTGAAGTAAATTCTAGATTATTATGTTTAGATGAGGAGATAGATGAAAGTAGAAtataatcagaaaatgtttcctaGTTTTAGGATGGAAAAACATGTATAAAATGAACAGAtacaaaacaatggggaaatacagagttacataaattttaaaaacttgtggCAGACACCATGAAtaaaggtaaaaaacaaaactctgagaTATCCCATTTGCCACAACTGTGATCCATAGAATTTACATAAGATGTTGATACATTAAAAACCCCTACAGTTTTAATCAACAAACCACATAAACAGCCCTTTACTAAATGACAacccaaaaaataatttttacctttCTTATCtaatatctatccatccatccttttTTCTCTGATTCCTATATGCACCATGGGCTGGAGATGTAAAGGTAggataaaaagaaacattatgCCTACCCTCAAGGAACATACAGCCTAATATGGGAGACAAATATTCACAGagatacatgtaaaatataattgTGATAACTGCTAAAAGGAAGAGTAAGGTGCTGTACAAGTGTACAACAGAAAAACACCAAGTCAGGAAAGACTTCCTTAAGGAAATGTGCACTTATTTGGGATCTGAGGAATAAGGGTCAATTAGGTAAAGAACAGGGGGAAGAGTGTTCTATGTCGAAAGCTGGGATGGAAGACAGCAAGCCACATTCCAGGGACAACCAGAATGCGTTCCCTTAGAATCATCTTTTCTCTGCTGCACACTAACACCTGTGAGAGTGCTTAGGTCACAGTATATAGACGCTTAATATATATTTGACGATGATTTGCTAAAAGTAGATAGGTGTAGCTTGAGTataaagagagaggggaggatgTGGTGCAAGATGAAATTGGAGAAGTAGGCAGAGAATAGAATGTTGTGAAATAAACAATACTGAAATCAATATagtatttaaaaaatgcagatcACAAAATCTGATCTCCTTGGTCACAGTATGGTTCCAAGATTGGAGTTGCGGCAATAATAATAGAGCTAAGAAGTATGCCAAGGTGGTGgttcaggtgagagatgatggtacCTAGACTAGCAAAGCAGCACTGCAGTTGGACAAAAGTGGAGACATTCAAGAGATAATTGGGAAGTAAAATAGGAACAAATATTAGAGAAGTGAAGGAGAAGAAGTTGTGTCAAGAATAGTTAAACTGTGTCTTGTGTAACTAGACTAGGTAGAGGGCAGTGTCATTTACTCAGGGAATAATAGAAGagtagaaagggaaaaaaaatcagactttggCTTCATGGAATTTAAGGCATCTTTAAGATATCCTAGAGAAATGTCATAGCATATAtaaatctccagagaaaaagTCTGAGCTAAGGATATACATCTGTAAATCCCCtatatatgtgaaataatttaagttttagttGTGGATGTAATAAACTAGGGAAGAAAAGAGCAAGAAGAGAAGACAAAACAAGATTAAATGTTGACAAACTCTGAAATTTATCAGATAGCTAGAGAAAGCTAAGTCTGCAAAAGACAGAGATAGAATAGCCAAccaaagaagaaaatcagaagTATTACAAGAacctaaaaatgttttaagaaagaggCATAGTTAACAGTGTAACTTGCTGCTGAGAATTCAAGTGAGACAAGGAATGTCTCAAAAATATCTACTGGAGTTAGCTACATGAAGTCATTAAAAACTTGAGCAACAACTGTTTCAGGTAAATGTCTGGGGTAAGAGCTAAATTGAAATGGGGTATGGAGTAGGAGCtgaggaaatgagaaaaacaagcataAAGTACTTTGAGAAGTTTGGCTACAAAGAGGAGGTAAGAAAGAGAGTAATAGCTAGAGGAGGATGTATAGttgaaagaaaactttaaaaaaatcagtaatgaCCAGAAAAGGTTAAAAAGCTGATggaaaaatgagacagaaatggTGAAAATATAAGTGAGAAAAGGTAGGGGCAAATGAGGTCCAAAGCACAATGGAAGCGGGGACAGAGGGTATTTAccttagaaaggaagaaaagagtaaTTTGCCTATCAAATTAATAAAGAATTCAGGTAAATAATATCCAGTGTTTGCTAGGATGATGATAAAGAGATAATAATACTCTTATTATTAGTGAGAGTATGAATGGTATAACCTTTCTGTAGACAATTTAGCATAATATAAGAcaactaaatatatttatactctTTAATGTCAAGTTCCTCTTCTAATAGGGTATCCTATGGAAGTTATCAGACATGCCTGAAAAATTGacaacaatctaaatgtccaacagtggaggggtggggggaatggttaaatatattatgatataattgaatattttatGGGAATTAGAAATCACATTTTCAAAGATTAGTGAAACAGGTAATCACGATGGTATCTTAGGTGAAAAGAGGATATAAAATGATGTATTCCTGATGAATTctggaaaaattttgaaaattgttccacaatttcagaaaagaaatattcagaaaCCACAGAGATACAACattacaaacaaaagaaaatggctttaaaaaatgttaatactgCATAGCTCTGGATACTGAAGTAATGAACAAGTTAtattccttgttttatttttctatacttaCTAGAACTTATATtaatattacaattttattttctcttgcaaaGTATTAACAAGAATGaggaataaacaaaaatgaagaagataGTGAGTTAAGGCAAAAGTTAAGAAGTTTTCcaggtggaggctgaggcaggaggatcacgagctcaggagtttgaggccagcctgggcaacacagtgagaactccatttccagaaaataaaataagtgatacagtttaaaaaaaaaaaaaaaggaaaaatggaaaattactaGAAATCACTCTAGTATAAAGttgacttattttctttaaaataaagaataacattCAAAGTTAGGTGGGCCAATTTTCACTGATGTAGCACTTACCATGTACCATGCACtgttctctgtcgcccaggctggagtgcagtggcgcaatcttggctcactgcaagcaccgcctcccaggttcacaccattctcctgcctcagcctccctagtagctgggactacaggtgcccgccaccacacctggctaattttttgtattttttagtacagacagggcttaaccgtgttagccaggatggtctcaatctcctgacctcgtgatccgcccccctcggccttccaaagtgctgggattacaggcgtgagccactgcacccggccacaccATGCACTGTTCTAAGTGTACTAGGCACACTCATCTAGTCCTCACAGTAACCtagaggtagatattattattaactctatgttacagatgaggaaactggcagAAAGGCTCTCTCAGGTCACACAGCTTTAAGTGTCTGTGGTCCTATCCCTAACCTTATGTGACTATTTTACCACATAAGAAAAAGAACCTGTGAACAAAAGCCAATGATGTCTTTTTCCCCCCCAAAGTTTAGGTTTTGCTATCTCCTTCCCAACAAACAATTCAAAGATTGGGTTGCGCATTGTCTGTATGTTTAAGAAACAGAAGCTTCTTACTATGCCCTCATATCTACCTGGTTCTTACCAAAAATAGTCTTCCTTGGTATTTCTTTCTCCATTATCCATCTTTTTTTCCTACTCTCCAACTTAAGGCTCTCAAATGGTTTGGAAAGTAGATGTGCTGTTcgtggagaaaataaaaagaacaacaacaaacataTATAACACTTCAGACATTTTTATAGAGAAGATAATTCTATCCCAACACAGTAATCTAAGCTGCTGAAGGGTAAGGCCAGAAGAGCACCATAGACTTGTGTATCTCTGGCTCAATATCAGAAAGGACTTTCATCCAGATGAGTCAGAAAATCTGCTACTGTGTCCGAAGGATGTTAGCAAACCTGAACCCAGACCCAAAAGTGAACTTAGCCACTTCAGCAGTCCTATAGCTTTTAACAGTAGGAAGAGACTACTAAATGGACAGATTAGGTAAACATATAGAAACCACCTTTACGCAATGAATTCAGGTTCCTAAAGTTTTCCAGCATCACATTCCTGTACAGGTTCTTTACAGCAGAGTCCAGTTGCCCCCACTCTTCCTTGCTGAATTCCACAACCACATCTTTGAATGTCACTGGTTCCTAAAACATTAAGTTCCTTTTTAATCAAAGGTGTCACTCCCCAAAACACTACCAGAGAAGGAATAGATTTGAAGGAATAGGGTAGGAGCCAGAATACACCAGAAATTGACAGGACAATGTTTGAGGACAATGTTTGAGGTTCTAAGTGATGAAAATCAAATTTTAGTAAGGGCCAAACAAATTGGTACTGTATATACTCTGTTGGGGATACAAAAGAAAAGTGAAGTGCAGTCCTTATTCTAAAGTAGCTTTACATTATggttgagggggaaaaaagacaacTGAAATAACTGTGGAACAAAAAATTACTATGCCGTACAAATAATTTACCTAAAAGTTCAAAACAGGAAGAGTTTGTGGTAGTTCTGAGAGAAATTTGTAACGAAAATGTAGGCTCTGCTGGAAGGAGAGGTAGGGCATTTTCTTTAATTAAGAAATGCTGCCTGATAACTCTTATCATTTGGGACTCACAGTTTAATGTCACTCATCAAATGGGCAAGATTGCCTGACTGCCCAAAGTAGCCTTCCTACTAATCAGTTACTACTGCATTATTTTCTGTGTAATAATTATTACTATCTACAATTACCTTATTTGCCTGTATACCTCCACTAGAATGTGATCTCCACAAGGCTGGGATTTCGTTTTATTTATCAATCATATTTTCAGCTCTCAGAGCAGTATCTGGCATATTATGCACTACATAAATATTGGCTAATAAATAAATTCCCTCCTGTATCACACCATCAATTATTCCACTTCTCTCTCCAGCATCCTCAACCTTGTCTTTATTGGCACCTTCAATCACACTGAAATATATAAacatcttcctttcctctccttcaaGCCAGTCTTTATGAATAAGTTGTCTGCATTAATTTTGTCTGCTTCCTCACTTCCTCTTTCCTCAACACACCACAGTCTGGCTTAGATTCCTGTGCATTTTAGTATCTCCTTAAGTGAATCGACACTACTTGGGCTGTATTATTTTGACCCTTTAAAGCATTTCTCCCTTAAATATTCTTACCCCTTGGCCTCAGTGACATCATTTTCCTGGTTTTCCCCTACATCTTTTGGTCCTGTCTTTTTAGTATGCTTTGAGGTTTCTTCTACTCTTGCCTAGTAAGTGACATTGCTCTGGATTCTACTCTTGAGGCTTAATTCTCAACATTTTCTGAGTAGGCTCTACATCTATAGCGTCTATATCTATAGAGCTACATCTATAGCTCTACATCTCAGCGCTACATCTATAGCGTCTGAGAGATACACAGAGAGACTATATGGCTAAGAGTGTATCACCAACTAAAGTAGGTCCAGTGTCCTGTGGGAAAATAAAAGTCTCATGTTCTTGGATGGAACCATGTTTGGCAAAAGTTCAAAGatcaaaaaattgaaagcaggtaATACTAAAAATGAGCATGTATGTTCAGTAAAGACTAGAATCCTAATTCACCTGTGGTTTGCCTGTTGGTGAGCCAGCTTTCATTTTCTCCTTGATGCTCCCCATCTGCGGGGCAGAGTCCTTGCAGGGCATACCTGAGGAAGATGAAGGAAACTATTAGGGAGACAAGTTTTGCCCTGGAGCAACTTCTAATAATTATAGTTGTTTTAATATGATATTCACAGGAATTATCCGtagaactttgaaaaaaataatgtcaGGCCCTACCAGCAATCACAGTCTTCAAAGGTCAGGCCTAgatcttgtatttttaaaatattttaaatgtgattcTGATATGCTACCAGGGGTtgagatctactgaatcagaaagagggacaaaataatattttcagaccTCATCTATGCTTATAGCAGATTCCAAAAAATAACTAATTCTGTCATAACTAAAGCCTAACTACAGCGTAGCCATCACAGGCTGTAATTCTACTTGGAGCTTGTAATATTTTATCCAACCAATCCCTTCTTCAAACACTCCAGAGAGAATTCTATTCAAGGATTGTTTTCCTGTAAGTTGCTCTGTGCTTACTATACATAGACCTAAGCAACCTGTCCACCTTGAACTATTGCTTCtttcaaaacataaaattctGAGGGACAACCAATTCTCTTATCCAGCCATTCAGTGAGAAATTTATCCAAGGGCCACTCTGGAAGATTCATGAGTTACATCAGTGATCCTCAAGTGTCACACTGGTCTGTGAAGTTTTCACTGACTCAGGGTGAAATGAGTAGAAACAATGTAGTAAGTTT
Coding sequences within:
- the ZNF215 gene encoding zinc finger protein 215 isoform X2, which encodes MQPLSKLMAISKPQNLSLHEQREVLRADMCWQQETIPVVETHDSEASRQKFRHFQYLKVSGPHEALSQLRELCLQWLRPEIHTKKQIIELLVLEQFLAILPEEVRTWVHLQHPNNSEDMVTLIEDVIEMLEDEGMPCKDSAPQMGSIKEKMKAGSPTGKPQEPVTFKDVVVEFSKEEWGQLDSAVKNLYRNVMLENFRNLNSLRKDMKSISGEESSHGVIMTRLTESGHPSSDVWKGENWLYRNQKKWDINLPQEAFIPETIYTDEEDFECSENKETFDINSVSSICAIQQGIPSRKGSPKCDKFKTQFKFNLDSVGKQHSEYEYVNDLSLSTDIRHQKSHTTMNSYECYQCGKAFCRSSSLIRHQIIHTGEKPYKCSECGRFFNRRTNLTKHQKLHAEVKACTSNKCGKAVSKSEDSNNPALHFGNNFYECVNCGKSFNRSSSLIRHQMIHTGEKPFKCKECNKAFNRSSNLVKHQKLHTRDKS
- the ZNF215 gene encoding zinc finger protein 215 isoform X1, with product MQPLSKLMAISKPQNLSLHEQREVLRADMCWQQETIPVVETHDSEASRQKFRHFQYLKVSGPHEALSQLRELCLQWLRPEIHTKKQIIELLVLEQFLAILPEEVRTWVHLQHPNNSEDMVTLIEDVIEMLEDEGMPCKDSAPQMGSIKEKMKAGSPTGKPQEPVTFKDVVVEFSKEEWGQLDSAVKNLYRNVMLENFRNLNSLRKAHLLSKPFESLKLESRKKRWIMEKEIPRKTIFDMKSISGEESSHGVIMTRLTESGHPSSDVWKGENWLYRNQKKWDINLPQEAFIPETIYTDEEDFECSENKETFDINSVSSICAIQQGIPSRKGSPKCDKFKTQFKFNLDSVGKQHSEYEYVNDLSLSTDIRHQKSHTTMNSYECYQCGKAFCRSSSLIRHQIIHTGEKPYKCSECGRFFNRRTNLTKHQKLHAEVKACTSNKCGKAVSKSEDSNNPALHFGNNFYECVNCGKSFNRSSSLIRHQMIHTGEKPFKCKECNKAFNRSSNLVKHQKLHTRDKS
- the ZNF215 gene encoding zinc finger protein 215 isoform X4 — encoded protein: MEKEIPRKTIFDMKSISGEESSHGVIMTRLTESGHPSSDVWKGENWLYRNQKKWDINLPQEAFIPETIYTDEEDFECSENKETFDINSVSSICAIQQGIPSRKGSPKCDKFKTQFKFNLDSVGKQHSEYEYVNDLSLSTDIRHQKSHTTMNSYECYQCGKAFCRSSSLIRHQIIHTGEKPYKCSECGRFFNRRTNLTKHQKLHAEVKACTSNKCGKAVSKSEDSNNPALHFGNNFYECVNCGKSFNRSSSLIRHQMIHTGEKPFKCKECNKAFNRSSNLVKHQKLHTRDKS
- the ZNF215 gene encoding zinc finger protein 215 isoform X3 encodes the protein MQPLSKLMAISKPQNLSLHEQREVLRADMCWQQETIPVVETHDSEASRQKFRHFQYLKVSGPHEALSQLRELCLQWLRPEIHTKKQIIELLVLEQFLAILPEEVRTWVHLQHPNNSEDMVTLIEDVIEMLEDEDMKSISGEESSHGVIMTRLTESGHPSSDVWKGENWLYRNQKKWDINLPQEAFIPETIYTDEEDFECSENKETFDINSVSSICAIQQGIPSRKGSPKCDKFKTQFKFNLDSVGKQHSEYEYVNDLSLSTDIRHQKSHTTMNSYECYQCGKAFCRSSSLIRHQIIHTGEKPYKCSECGRFFNRRTNLTKHQKLHAEVKACTSNKCGKAVSKSEDSNNPALHFGNNFYECVNCGKSFNRSSSLIRHQMIHTGEKPFKCKECNKAFNRSSNLVKHQKLHTRDKS